In Chitinophaga sp. H8, the sequence TAGCAAGTATTGCGTTTCCTATACTCATTCTGTATATCTTCAATGAGCCGGAAGTATTTTACCGCATATTTGCCATAGCCGTAGCACTGATGGTGGTATTGACCCATCAGAAAAATATTACGCGACTGTTAAAAGGCAATGAGAGTAAAGTGCCACTGTTTAAGAACAGGAAAGACAAGGAATAGGGAGTATAAATAATTTCAAATAATAAAAATGTGGAACACAGCACTATGTCTGTTTTTCACATTTTTTTTTGTGCTTACCTTTGCCGGGATGAATTGGCATACCGATTGCTTTATATAACATAATTAACTTTTTGGCTACTATAATTGTTGATTAAGCAGCACTATTGCAGGAACAACCGAATGAAAAGGATATATTTAAGTTTCCAGTCAGACCCTTATATAAAACAAACATTTAAATGAAAAAGACAGCACTATTATTAACAGCTGGTTTAGGCTTTATCGTGGCATGTACGCAGGTGCCCATCACAGGCCGTAAGCAGTTGAACCTGATTCCTGAGAGCACGATGCAATCAATGGCCTTGCAGGAGTATCAGTCGTTTTTGTCACAGAATAAAGCGGTATCTGCCAGCGGTAGTAAGGATGCAGAGATGGTACAGCGGGTGGGAAAGCGGATCGCTAATGCTGTTACCCGCTACATGACCAGCAAAAATATGGGAAGCGAAGTAGCTAATTATAAGTGGGAATTTAACCTGGTAAACAGTAACGAAGTAAACGCCTGGTGTATGCCTGGTGGTAAAGTAGTGGTATACTCCGGTTTATTGCCGGTAACGCAGAATGAAACCGCGCTGGCCTGTGTAATGGGGCATGAAATTGCGCATGCTATTGCCCGTCATGGTAATGAGCGTATGAGCCAGGGACTGGTAGCCCAGGGGATACAGGTAGCAGGAGCGGTGGCATTAAACCGTAATCCACAGGCACAGAACTTATTTATGCAGGCTTTTAATATCGGCGGACCATTAGGTATCATGGCCTATTCCCGTCAGAATGAACTGGAAGCGGATCATCTGGGAGTAATATTTATGGCGATGGCAGGTTATAATCCTCAGGAATCTATTCCATTCTGGCAGCGTATGGCGGCTAAATCAGGCGGTGGCAAACCACCGGAACTGTTAAGCACGCACCCCAGTGACGAGCGCCGCGTAGCACAGTTACAGCAGCTGATGCCGGAAGCTATGAAATACTATACCCCTGTAAAATAAACACTACACCTAAATAATTAACGAGGGCTGACCATTGCTTTGGTCAGCCCTTGTTTATTGGGGTACCTGATGGTAACCTGTATTGTTTTAAGCGCACCCTGACACTTTCATTTGAGTTTTGGATCATCCTCGTTTATGCAGTGAAGCTGAAAGGAAGGCCCAGTAGTTTTAGCAATGCACTACAGCGATAGCTGTTTTCTTATGTCTAGTGCGCTTTTTCCGCTACTACATCAATATCAATTACTTTCCGGCTTTTTTGCACCTTCATTTTTTCCGGAATGTGGGCCAGTATTTCCTTTTTAAAAGCTTCTATGAGGGCTTGTTTTATGAAATAGCGATGGGTAACCAGGCTGATTTCCCTTACCGGTTCCGGCGTTTTAAAATAGCGAACCATATTTAGCTGGCGGGTGGAAAGGTCCTGTAAGGAGAGCTCCGGTAGAATGGTATATCCTTCATTCAGCTCTACCATCCTTTTCAGTGTTTCTACACTGCCGGTATTATATTCCAGGTTTTTATATTCCCCCATAGTGAATTTATCCCGGCAGATATTCAGTACCTGGTTGCGCATGCAATGCCCTTCGTTTAACAACCATACCTCCCGCACGTCCAGGTCTTCCGGTTTGATCACTTTTTTATCAAAGAGGTTATTGCTTTTGGCGGTGTACACTACAAAAGACTCATAAAAAAGCGGATGTTCTTCCAGGTGAGGGTTATGAAGTGGAGTAGCCAATATACCACAGTCAAGTAATTCCTGCTTGAGTTGTTGCATGATCTGTTCCGTAGGATATTCCCATATTTCCAGCTTTACCTTAGGATATTTTTTCATAAAGCCGGTTAATATCCTTGGAAGCAGATAGGGAGCCAGGGTAGGGATAATACCTACTCTCAGGTTGCCCTGCACTTCTTTTTTCTGGTCGGCAATGATTTCTTTGATACGCGCATTTTCTTTAAGAATAATGCGGGATTGTGCTACTACTACAGCGCCAATTTCTGTGGGTACTACCGGAAGTTTACTCCGGTCAAATATTTTGATTCCTAATTCGTCTTCCAGCTTTTGAATCTGCATGCTCAGGGTAGGCTGTGTAACGAAGCATTTTTCTGCTGCCATTACAAAACTTCTATAGGTATCTACCGCAACTATATACTCTAATTGAACCGTCGTCATAACCAAAAATAAAACGGTTTAGGTTATTGACAAAATCTATATAATTGGTTACTTTCATAACAACATTAATAAATTCGGAAAATGGACCAGGCTATAGCCAGAAAACTACAGTATAAGGAGGGCGATAGTATTTATTATTGTCTGGAATTACCAGCCAGCCTGGAAGCTGTGTTTCAGGGAGCACAATGCAGGAGCACCCTTCCTGTAGATAAAAATGCGCAGGTGGATTTTGTTTTATTATTTGCCACCAGCAGCCAGCAGTTACAGCAATGGTGGCGTAAAATAGCCCCGTTATTAACCCCGGAGGCCAGGTGCTGGATTGCCTATCCTAAAATATCATCAGGCATAAAAACAGACCTGACGAGAGATGAAGGCTGGATGGTTTTAACTGAAGCTGGCTGGGAAGGGGTAAGATTAGTTGCATTGGATAGTACCTGGTCGGCGGCCAGGTTTAAACCGGTAGCAAGCATTCCTAACAGGACCCGTGGATTTTCAAAAGCAGCACCCGTGGTAATACCTGGTGTAGATTTTGAGCAGCGCACGGTTATTCCGCCGACAGATCTCCAGGCTTTACTGAATAAACATAAAACAGCTTTATCCTTCTTTCAGGCACTTTCCTTTACCAACAAGAAGGAATATGTAGCCTGGATTACAGGTGCTAAAAAGGAAGAAACCCGGAGCAGCAGGGTGCTGGCAGCTTTGGAGAAGTTGAAAGCGGGAAAGAAAAATCCTTCTGAAAAATAAGTTGTTTTGCTTAAATAACATCAGGGATGTAAATAAGCAGGGCTGACCACTTTTGGTCAGCCCTGCTTATTTATACAAGTATATCGTTAGAATATTCTGTAACGGTATTTGATTTTTTCTGTGTTGTTATACAGTTCCTTGATGTTGATAGAAGACTGTATTTCACTTACTGCTTCTGTTTTCAGGTTTCTGAATTCGTTTTGTTTGGTTTCAATGATACCTTTTTCAGAGAGGCCATTGTCCAGGGCAATTTTCAGGGAGCTATTCACCTTGCCATAGTAAGAATCCAGCAGGGTAAAGTATTCGTTATAGAGGTTCTCAAAACGCTTGGTTTGCAGGATAAGATCCTCCAGCTGGTTGTTAGCTTCTTTCAGGTTAGGATTTTCTCTCAGCAATAATTCGTAGTCAATTCTTTTGTTCTTGGTATACTTAGCCTCCATCGCGTTAAAGAAATCAATTACTTTTTCCTTTTTAAAGTCGAAGAAAAAGCTGTTGAGCGTTTCACCTATGGATTTATTATCCCGTTGTGGCAATGGGAATTTAAGGGCAGAAGCGGTAAAGCGCAGGTGTTCATAAAGGTTGTCCTGCAGCAGGCTGAGCTGGTCTTTATTAAAGTTAAGCCCAAACTCAAACTTCTGGTTCGCATCATTCAGCGAGGTATAATAGATGACGTATTTATTCAGTTCTTTTTCAAAGTCCTGCAGTGCCTTCTGGTTAATCTGCTTGTTATTCACACTCACACTATGCAGGAAGTTCATCACAGAGTTGGCGATAGCCAATGGAGGTGTCAGGGAGGTAAAGCTCTGGAAGATCGGGCTGTTGATAATAGATTTAGTGGATTCTACTATTTTACCGTTTCTGCCGCTTTTGTCAGCCTTCCCTTTGAGAATGATCTTTTCCACCAGTTCCACTACGCGGTCGCTTAATGAAAACCCCAACGCCTTACTTTCGGGGTTATTCAGGGAGGTGATGAACACATCCAGGTTATTGGTAGTGGTACGTGATTTTAAGTCGATTATTTTTTTGTTCAGCAAATAGTAGGTTTCGCTGGCATTAACAATATTGCTTTTAATCAGTTCGTACTTGGTAATGTTGTCAATTTCCCTGCCTTGCAATAACGCCTGGATGGCATTGGAATTTTGTTTGTCATTATCAGTAACGCGTTGTAATTCGTCCAGTATTTTTTTGATAGTTGTATCTGCGTTTTTAATGGTAGGACCCTTCAGTTCCTGATCGGGTACAGGTACTTTTTTAATTTCGGGATCCTGGGCTTTCGCTACCTGAAAGCTCATCATTAAAACAACCGGCATGGACACAAATCTCATAAATCTCATAGTCATTAGTTTATCTGCAAGTATATGTACTAACGGGAATGCTACTCCGTGAGTTACAGTAGCGCTTCTGTTTACTTTCATTGCCGCTGGTAAAAGTCTGAACATGCTGTATTTGCTTTAATTAACAAAACCTTAAGAAAATATAATGCCAAAAACTTTTGGTGACAAAGATAATAATTAATAATACTTAATAGTATTTCTATTCAATAATGAACGTAATTAATATATTATTTTTGTAGTATAAGTGCACGCAGTAAAGGGATTGTATCTTTTAGGGCGTTATAAATTTTGTATTCCGGCCGTGTAGCTTACCTTTGCTGCCAAAATATTCGCATTTCATGCTCAATAACAAAAAGATAGTGGTGGTACTGCCAGCCTACAATGCAGCACTAACATTGGAAAAAACCTACAATGAAATACCTTTTGATATTGTGGATGATGTGGTATTGGTGGATGATGCCAGTAAAGATGATACGGTAGGGGTAGGGCAAAGACTGGGGATTAAGCATATTATCCGTCATGACAAGAATAAGGGATATGGCGGCAACCAGAAATCATGTTATAATAAGGCCTTGGAATTGAATGCGGATATTGTGATTATGCTGCATCCCGACTATCAGTATACGCCGCTATTGATCACTGCCATGAGCAGTATTATTGCTAATGGATTGTATCCGGTAGTATTTGGATCGCGGATTTTGGGCAAAGGAGCGTTGAAAGG encodes:
- a CDS encoding M48 family metallopeptidase encodes the protein MKKTALLLTAGLGFIVACTQVPITGRKQLNLIPESTMQSMALQEYQSFLSQNKAVSASGSKDAEMVQRVGKRIANAVTRYMTSKNMGSEVANYKWEFNLVNSNEVNAWCMPGGKVVVYSGLLPVTQNETALACVMGHEIAHAIARHGNERMSQGLVAQGIQVAGAVALNRNPQAQNLFMQAFNIGGPLGIMAYSRQNELEADHLGVIFMAMAGYNPQESIPFWQRMAAKSGGGKPPELLSTHPSDERRVAQLQQLMPEAMKYYTPVK
- a CDS encoding hydrogen peroxide-inducible genes activator, which translates into the protein MTTVQLEYIVAVDTYRSFVMAAEKCFVTQPTLSMQIQKLEDELGIKIFDRSKLPVVPTEIGAVVVAQSRIILKENARIKEIIADQKKEVQGNLRVGIIPTLAPYLLPRILTGFMKKYPKVKLEIWEYPTEQIMQQLKQELLDCGILATPLHNPHLEEHPLFYESFVVYTAKSNNLFDKKVIKPEDLDVREVWLLNEGHCMRNQVLNICRDKFTMGEYKNLEYNTGSVETLKRMVELNEGYTILPELSLQDLSTRQLNMVRYFKTPEPVREISLVTHRYFIKQALIEAFKKEILAHIPEKMKVQKSRKVIDIDVVAEKAH
- a CDS encoding YdeI/OmpD-associated family protein, whose protein sequence is MDQAIARKLQYKEGDSIYYCLELPASLEAVFQGAQCRSTLPVDKNAQVDFVLLFATSSQQLQQWWRKIAPLLTPEARCWIAYPKISSGIKTDLTRDEGWMVLTEAGWEGVRLVALDSTWSAARFKPVASIPNRTRGFSKAAPVVIPGVDFEQRTVIPPTDLQALLNKHKTALSFFQALSFTNKKEYVAWITGAKKEETRSSRVLAALEKLKAGKKNPSEK
- a CDS encoding DUF1659 domain-containing protein gives rise to the protein MRFMRFVSMPVVLMMSFQVAKAQDPEIKKVPVPDQELKGPTIKNADTTIKKILDELQRVTDNDKQNSNAIQALLQGREIDNITKYELIKSNIVNASETYYLLNKKIIDLKSRTTTNNLDVFITSLNNPESKALGFSLSDRVVELVEKIILKGKADKSGRNGKIVESTKSIINSPIFQSFTSLTPPLAIANSVMNFLHSVSVNNKQINQKALQDFEKELNKYVIYYTSLNDANQKFEFGLNFNKDQLSLLQDNLYEHLRFTASALKFPLPQRDNKSIGETLNSFFFDFKKEKVIDFFNAMEAKYTKNKRIDYELLLRENPNLKEANNQLEDLILQTKRFENLYNEYFTLLDSYYGKVNSSLKIALDNGLSEKGIIETKQNEFRNLKTEAVSEIQSSINIKELYNNTEKIKYRYRIF
- a CDS encoding glycosyltransferase family 2 protein, producing the protein MLNNKKIVVVLPAYNAALTLEKTYNEIPFDIVDDVVLVDDASKDDTVGVGQRLGIKHIIRHDKNKGYGGNQKSCYNKALELNADIVIMLHPDYQYTPLLITAMSSIIANGLYPVVFGSRILGKGALKGGMPMYKYIFNRMLTLTQNILIGQKLSEYHTGYRSFSAEVLRNINYMADNDDFIFDNEMISQIFMKGYEIAEVTCPTKYFEEASSINFKRSSIYGLGVLRVSLQHRLHKWGIIKSKIY